In Edaphobacter dinghuensis, one genomic interval encodes:
- a CDS encoding GNAT family N-acetyltransferase → MVPAPSARLIFRSWTDEDTALAEALWCDPDVTRFFGGAMSREQARDRLHVERERDISLDIQYWPIFLRETGEFAGCAGLRPWSMDPETIEVGVNLMRSAWGLRLGEEALLAVLAHGFDTLGLPVIVAGHGTAHDNSRKLLERVGFKYTHDILWGPKKIEVCMWAMTAQTWRVAKR, encoded by the coding sequence ATGGTACCCGCGCCCTCTGCGCGTCTGATCTTTCGAAGCTGGACGGATGAAGATACCGCCCTGGCCGAAGCCTTATGGTGCGATCCTGACGTGACTCGCTTCTTCGGTGGCGCTATGAGCCGGGAACAGGCTCGTGATCGGCTTCATGTCGAACGTGAGCGTGACATCTCTCTCGATATACAGTACTGGCCAATCTTCCTGCGTGAGACAGGCGAATTTGCAGGGTGTGCCGGTCTGCGGCCGTGGTCGATGGACCCTGAGACAATCGAGGTCGGCGTTAACCTCATGCGGTCTGCCTGGGGACTGCGCCTGGGCGAGGAAGCTTTGCTCGCTGTACTCGCGCACGGCTTCGATACGCTGGGCCTGCCGGTCATCGTCGCCGGGCACGGAACCGCACACGATAACTCGCGAAAGCTGCTGGAGCGGGTGGGATTCAAGTACACGCACGACATTCTGTGGGGGCCGAAGAAGATCGAGGTGTGCATGTGGGCGATGACTGCGCAGACCTGGCGCGTGGCGAAGCGGTAG
- a CDS encoding PadR family transcriptional regulator codes for MAKQTPQRANLLQGTLDMLILRTLLYGPAHGHQIGKHIQRTTNDFLQMQHGSLYPALHRLEERGWVSAKWETAPDRNREYKYYRLTDKGKKQLSVEESQWKQMAEAVARVMWPAPEES; via the coding sequence ATGGCGAAACAGACACCGCAACGCGCAAACCTGCTCCAAGGCACGCTGGACATGCTTATTCTGCGGACGCTTCTGTATGGGCCCGCACACGGTCACCAGATAGGGAAGCATATCCAGCGAACCACGAATGACTTTCTGCAGATGCAGCACGGGTCACTCTATCCCGCACTGCATCGTCTGGAAGAAAGAGGATGGGTGAGCGCCAAATGGGAGACCGCTCCCGATCGAAACCGCGAATACAAGTACTACCGATTGACGGACAAGGGGAAAAAGCAACTTTCGGTCGAAGAGTCGCAGTGGAAGCAGATGGCGGAAGCGGTTGCGCGCGTCATGTGGCCCGCGCCCGAGGAGAGCTGA
- a CDS encoding ABC transporter permease — protein MKGWQIRKRDADLERELQSDLELEEEEQRANGLSAEEAHRAARRAFGNTTLIREHIHEAWGWAPVERILQDARYAIRQLWRAPGFSIVVMLTLALGIGATTAIFTLVYDVMLRPLPFAQPDRIVTIEEKVAEWSNLYPALPVSANHFTFWQQHNRSFDSMAVMQQGSVPFGASGRSLQVGALWATPGIFSVLRVQPELGRQFTVDEAQQGHEHVAVLTYDLWHEQFAGDPHILSKTILVNGFPYSVIGVMPKSFHMPSIQTMATIGSTNHELPIGILVPLAFSKERLAEEMGDLNYFGLARLKTGTSIAVANAELNALQHTIAANLPADEKATLSAQIMPFQEKLVGNSRQPLMILLGAVMGLLLVGCVNVTNLLLSRAVSQKRQMAVAAALGASRAELVRMAIRETAVLAVMGGGLGVLLAASIVPGMQRYLPPALNFRGPLHLDWVGVGCALFLAVLATLAAGAAPAFMISRTAPQEVLHSDSRLTSESLGSRRARRFLVGTEVAVSVALVLMTAMLTASLVKLMDVDSGFTTERTIAATVNLPSESYRDDQHRAAFYREVLERINGLPGVEHAAFTSTLPLTAGGWGLMARVTGDSRPVTQLPLETVRSVSPQYFSGIGLRMIAGKSFGEDDWGKNLALVSEKTAKTLWPGKDPLGRQFNLEDPATEKPFTVVGVVADARTVSLAKPDPMLIYVPYWYRCESMGGLIIRTHQDPSEMADAIRQTIWSIDRGVPVPTVRALGGIVADSIANRRFEMDLLLLFAVSALFLAGLGIYGVLTYSVSQRYREMGLRLALGAQRTNLYWLILTDGLLPVGLGAVAGIAVAFGSARMVSGLLFQVSPYDPVLSVGAVGVLLAVGTIACLLPARRAAAVEPMQALRTE, from the coding sequence ATGAAAGGGTGGCAGATTCGGAAGCGCGATGCGGACCTTGAGCGAGAACTGCAATCTGACCTCGAACTGGAAGAAGAAGAGCAGCGCGCGAACGGCTTGTCTGCGGAGGAAGCACATCGGGCCGCCCGGCGCGCCTTCGGCAATACGACTCTCATTCGGGAACACATCCACGAGGCATGGGGCTGGGCGCCAGTGGAACGAATCCTCCAGGACGCGCGTTACGCAATTCGACAACTATGGAGGGCCCCGGGATTCAGCATCGTTGTGATGCTGACGCTTGCACTTGGTATCGGCGCGACAACGGCGATTTTCACGCTGGTTTATGACGTGATGCTGCGCCCGCTGCCTTTCGCGCAGCCGGATCGGATTGTGACTATCGAAGAGAAAGTCGCGGAATGGAGCAATCTCTATCCGGCCCTGCCGGTAAGCGCAAATCACTTCACTTTCTGGCAACAGCACAACCGCAGTTTCGACTCAATGGCGGTCATGCAGCAAGGCTCTGTGCCATTCGGAGCCAGCGGGCGGTCCCTACAAGTAGGAGCGTTGTGGGCCACGCCCGGAATCTTCTCGGTTCTCCGGGTGCAGCCCGAACTGGGGCGGCAATTCACCGTTGATGAAGCGCAACAGGGACATGAGCATGTTGCAGTTCTTACGTATGACTTGTGGCATGAGCAATTCGCTGGAGATCCCCACATTCTGAGTAAGACGATTTTGGTGAATGGGTTTCCGTACTCAGTCATTGGAGTGATGCCAAAGTCTTTCCACATGCCTTCGATACAGACGATGGCTACCATTGGCAGTACCAACCACGAGCTGCCCATTGGGATCCTGGTGCCACTGGCCTTCTCGAAGGAGCGGCTCGCCGAAGAGATGGGTGATCTGAATTACTTCGGACTGGCACGTCTGAAAACCGGAACATCCATTGCGGTGGCGAACGCTGAGTTGAATGCGCTCCAGCACACAATCGCCGCAAATCTGCCTGCGGATGAGAAAGCGACTCTCTCTGCTCAGATCATGCCTTTCCAGGAAAAACTGGTAGGAAACAGCCGCCAACCACTGATGATCCTGCTAGGGGCTGTTATGGGTTTGCTGCTGGTGGGTTGTGTGAACGTCACGAATTTACTGCTTTCTCGCGCAGTCAGCCAGAAGCGACAAATGGCGGTGGCAGCCGCATTGGGTGCAAGCCGTGCCGAGTTGGTGCGTATGGCAATTCGTGAAACCGCTGTGCTCGCCGTGATGGGAGGTGGACTGGGTGTTCTGCTGGCAGCCAGCATCGTTCCCGGCATGCAGCGATATCTGCCGCCGGCGCTTAACTTTCGCGGCCCTCTGCATCTGGACTGGGTTGGAGTAGGATGTGCGTTGTTTCTGGCTGTACTTGCTACCTTGGCAGCAGGCGCAGCGCCAGCGTTCATGATCTCCCGTACAGCTCCGCAGGAAGTTCTGCACAGTGATTCGCGACTGACCAGTGAATCACTTGGGAGCCGACGAGCGCGCCGTTTTTTGGTAGGAACTGAAGTTGCAGTGAGCGTCGCTCTGGTACTAATGACCGCGATGTTGACGGCGAGCCTGGTAAAGCTGATGGATGTAGACTCTGGATTCACAACTGAGCGGACCATCGCAGCCACGGTGAACCTGCCGTCAGAGTCCTATCGCGATGACCAGCATCGCGCAGCGTTTTACCGCGAAGTTCTTGAGCGTATCAATGGGCTGCCCGGGGTGGAGCATGCGGCCTTCACGAGTACTTTGCCGTTGACGGCGGGTGGCTGGGGACTTATGGCACGGGTTACCGGAGATAGTCGGCCCGTGACGCAGTTGCCGCTTGAGACCGTTCGCTCTGTCAGTCCTCAATATTTCTCGGGGATTGGTCTCCGAATGATCGCGGGGAAATCATTCGGAGAGGATGACTGGGGCAAGAACCTGGCATTGGTTTCGGAGAAAACGGCCAAGACGCTGTGGCCCGGAAAAGATCCCCTTGGGCGGCAATTCAATTTGGAGGATCCGGCCACTGAAAAACCATTTACCGTCGTCGGTGTTGTAGCAGACGCCCGGACGGTGTCTCTGGCGAAACCGGACCCGATGCTGATTTACGTACCGTATTGGTATCGCTGCGAATCGATGGGCGGCCTGATAATCCGGACCCATCAAGACCCTTCCGAAATGGCAGATGCGATTCGGCAGACTATTTGGAGTATTGACCGAGGTGTACCTGTTCCAACAGTGCGTGCGCTGGGGGGCATTGTTGCGGATTCGATAGCAAACCGGCGCTTTGAGATGGACCTTTTGCTTCTCTTCGCTGTTAGCGCACTGTTTCTTGCGGGACTAGGCATCTATGGCGTTCTGACGTATTCAGTATCGCAACGCTATCGCGAAATGGGGTTGCGCCTGGCGCTTGGAGCGCAGCGGACGAACCTATATTGGCTAATTCTCACCGACGGACTACTGCCGGTTGGACTCGGTGCAGTTGCGGGAATTGCTGTGGCCTTCGGATCGGCGCGTATGGTAAGTGGTCTGCTTTTTCAGGTCAGCCCATATGATCCGGTGCTGAGTGTTGGCGCGGTAGGCGTACTGCTAGCGGTAGGGACAATCGCATGTCTATTGCCAGCGCGTCGTGCGGCAGCAGTGGAACCGATGCAGGCGCTGCGAACAGAATAA
- a CDS encoding formylglycine-generating enzyme family protein, whose protein sequence is MKTYSPSAAPTRVLSALALAVVAFACLGKSGTQAAVHPSSASTTSTTRAFFLPTVQNRGPAPGNPPAGMVWIPGGEFSMGSKDPRTLPDGGHEAMSDARPIHRVYVDGFWMDKTDVTNAQFARFVKATGYVTVAERKPRAEDFPGVPHEKLVAGSLVFTPPQNPVSLDDYSQWWSYVPGANWRHPLGPRSNIAGKENYPVVQVAYEDAVAFAKWAGKRLPTEAEWEFAARGGLTGKTYAWGDSMHPDGKWMANTHQGHFPDHDSAEDGHAGIAMVSQYAPNAYGLYDITGNVWQWTSDLYRADYYAKLAVSGKVSQNPQGPETSLDPDEPGAVKRVQRGGSFLCTSQYCSRYIVGTRGKGEVNSATNHVGFRCVKDRSDAVVTKVRECPNNRRALLLHASK, encoded by the coding sequence GTGAAGACATATTCTCCAAGCGCTGCCCCAACTCGAGTGCTCTCTGCATTAGCTCTTGCGGTGGTTGCTTTCGCTTGCCTGGGAAAGTCCGGGACGCAGGCTGCTGTCCATCCATCGTCCGCATCGACCACTTCTACGACGCGTGCATTCTTTCTGCCAACGGTGCAGAATCGTGGCCCGGCTCCAGGGAATCCTCCGGCTGGGATGGTGTGGATTCCTGGCGGAGAGTTCTCCATGGGGAGCAAAGATCCGCGCACTCTGCCCGATGGCGGGCACGAAGCGATGAGTGATGCGCGCCCGATCCATCGGGTGTATGTTGACGGCTTCTGGATGGATAAGACCGATGTCACCAATGCGCAGTTTGCAAGGTTTGTGAAGGCGACGGGTTATGTGACCGTAGCGGAACGAAAACCCAGGGCCGAAGACTTTCCGGGTGTGCCCCACGAGAAGCTGGTCGCAGGATCGTTGGTGTTTACTCCTCCCCAGAATCCCGTTTCTCTCGACGACTATTCGCAGTGGTGGAGTTATGTGCCCGGAGCGAATTGGCGTCATCCCCTTGGGCCCAGGAGCAATATCGCAGGGAAGGAAAACTACCCGGTCGTGCAGGTTGCCTATGAAGATGCGGTTGCCTTTGCCAAGTGGGCCGGCAAGCGTCTGCCCACAGAGGCGGAATGGGAATTCGCGGCGCGCGGTGGTCTTACTGGAAAGACGTATGCATGGGGCGATAGCATGCACCCCGACGGCAAGTGGATGGCCAATACGCATCAAGGCCATTTTCCGGACCATGACAGCGCTGAGGATGGGCATGCGGGAATCGCGATGGTTTCGCAATATGCCCCCAATGCTTATGGCCTCTATGACATTACCGGGAATGTGTGGCAGTGGACCAGCGATCTATATCGTGCCGACTACTATGCAAAGCTTGCCGTTTCCGGAAAGGTGTCGCAAAATCCGCAAGGGCCGGAGACGTCGCTGGATCCTGATGAGCCCGGAGCTGTAAAACGGGTGCAGCGCGGCGGCTCGTTCCTCTGCACCTCTCAGTACTGCTCTCGCTATATTGTTGGAACACGCGGCAAGGGTGAGGTCAACAGCGCGACGAATCATGTTGGCTTTCGCTGCGTAAAAGATCGATCAGATGCGGTTGTGACCAAGGTGCGCGAATGCCCGAATAATCGCCGTGCGCTGCTTCTGCACGCTTCAAAGTGA
- a CDS encoding arylsulfatase: MKEKSVLNKLISTLIFTTSLSLSLHAQTPQPYQGVVGRTLAQSKEWWPEPVKAPAGAPNVVWILLDDVGFGAANTFGGLIQTPTFDSLANNGLRYTNFHTTAICAPTRAALLTGRNSSSVHEAGFSHTVMSAGFPGWDGRIPSSAGTIAEILRANGYNTFAVGKYGVTPDEDATDAGPFDRWPTGKGFDHFFGFLGSQTDQYKPDLVEDQAHVRPDGRHLNAQITDKAISYIDRQERVAPEKPFFLYYAPGATHAPHQVDRYWSDQYKGKFDKGWDAYREEVFERQKKLGVIPADAKLPERNPDIKAWDQLSPDEKKLYARFMEVYAGYLTYTDYEVGRLINHLKEINQLDNTLIFISIGDNGASKEGTLNGDIDRSLVSATLPEKENIAYNLRKIGEIGTPAAVEGNYPLGWAQAANTPFKYWKEDANSEGGTHNPLIVFYPKGIKDKGGIRTQYSHVIDILPTTLDLVGVKAPDEIRGIKQQPIEGTSLAYSINDAKAPSRHTVQYYYIFGSRAIYKDGWKAELPYPNSLITGNAASKQAFDENAWELYNLNDDYTERIDLAKKYPEKLAELKALFEEQAKTHNLYPYITWDDVINGRIHRTKDSKSFFDAVKDITKSSENQ, from the coding sequence ATGAAAGAGAAAAGCGTACTGAATAAGTTGATCTCGACGTTAATATTTACGACGAGTCTGAGTCTCTCACTGCATGCTCAAACGCCACAGCCGTATCAGGGAGTCGTTGGCAGAACCCTCGCCCAGTCAAAAGAATGGTGGCCGGAGCCTGTGAAGGCACCTGCAGGTGCCCCCAACGTAGTGTGGATCCTCCTCGATGATGTGGGCTTTGGCGCTGCCAACACATTCGGCGGCCTCATCCAGACTCCCACGTTTGACAGTCTGGCTAACAATGGTTTGCGTTATACAAACTTCCATACAACCGCGATCTGCGCCCCAACCCGCGCAGCGCTGCTGACTGGCCGTAACAGCTCCTCCGTGCACGAAGCTGGATTTTCACACACGGTTATGTCCGCCGGATTCCCCGGCTGGGATGGCAGAATTCCGTCCTCAGCCGGAACCATTGCAGAGATCCTTCGTGCGAATGGCTACAACACATTCGCAGTTGGAAAATACGGTGTAACTCCTGACGAAGATGCGACCGATGCAGGGCCATTTGATCGCTGGCCAACCGGAAAAGGTTTTGACCACTTCTTCGGATTCCTTGGTTCGCAAACCGATCAATACAAGCCGGACCTGGTGGAAGATCAGGCCCACGTCCGTCCCGATGGCCGCCACCTGAACGCTCAGATCACCGATAAAGCCATCAGCTATATCGATCGTCAGGAGAGGGTAGCTCCGGAAAAGCCATTTTTTCTTTATTACGCACCCGGCGCCACGCATGCTCCGCACCAGGTAGACAGATACTGGAGCGATCAATACAAGGGCAAATTCGACAAGGGCTGGGATGCTTATCGTGAGGAGGTTTTTGAACGTCAGAAAAAACTCGGCGTTATTCCTGCCGATGCAAAACTTCCTGAGCGCAACCCGGATATTAAGGCATGGGACCAGTTATCACCGGACGAGAAAAAACTTTATGCACGCTTCATGGAAGTGTACGCAGGCTACTTGACGTACACAGATTATGAAGTTGGCCGCTTGATCAACCACTTAAAAGAGATCAACCAATTGGACAATACGCTTATATTCATTTCGATTGGCGACAATGGCGCAAGCAAAGAAGGCACTTTGAACGGGGATATCGATCGCTCTTTAGTGAGCGCTACTTTACCGGAAAAAGAAAACATTGCTTATAACTTGAGAAAGATTGGGGAGATTGGTACGCCCGCTGCTGTCGAGGGGAATTATCCACTTGGTTGGGCACAGGCCGCAAATACTCCTTTCAAGTACTGGAAGGAGGACGCGAATAGTGAAGGCGGTACTCACAATCCGCTTATTGTCTTTTACCCGAAAGGAATTAAGGACAAAGGAGGAATTCGTACTCAGTACAGTCACGTAATTGACATTCTTCCGACGACACTCGATCTTGTTGGCGTCAAGGCGCCCGACGAGATCAGGGGAATCAAGCAGCAGCCCATTGAGGGAACTTCCCTGGCGTACTCGATCAATGATGCCAAGGCGCCCTCCCGCCACACCGTGCAGTACTACTACATCTTTGGCTCAAGAGCGATTTATAAAGATGGGTGGAAAGCCGAATTGCCTTATCCCAACAGCCTGATCACTGGAAACGCGGCGAGCAAACAAGCCTTTGATGAAAACGCGTGGGAACTCTACAACCTGAATGACGACTACACAGAGCGAATTGACTTAGCCAAAAAGTATCCCGAGAAGTTGGCTGAACTAAAAGCTCTGTTCGAAGAGCAGGCCAAAACTCATAATCTCTATCCCTACATCACATGGGACGATGTGATCAACGGGAGGATTCACCGCACCAAAGACTCCAAGTCGTTCTTCGATGCTGTGAAAGATATAACCAAGAGCAGTGAAAACCAATAG
- a CDS encoding TonB-dependent receptor, whose product MLLSRSNEVHARANKLLALIVLLLIFVASHRSYGQVEKGVITGQVKDSSGALVDHAQVTLRNVATELPTTTTTNGEGIYVSPPLNPGDYEVKIAAPGYSGSISHVRLDVAQRLTVDATLAVGDVSQSVDVQANTVQFDTETATISNLRTEEAVHNLPLNGRNFAELLGLGAGVVPGQSQMTGVVPLAQQRGPTAYAINGQRMTDNRFLLDGIGDNENHNGLGVVIFPPIDAVEEFREQTTDADARYGRAAGGIINLVFKSGTSHYHGEAFEFLRNSALDAKNYFDSGKKPPFHMHSFGATFGGPVFPSKNPRTFFFVDYAGVRTSQGLTNVNSIPAWGPQGVGDFSLYSQKVHDPVTGVAFPGNVVPASYLASVQSQVGQNILALFASSGVKSNIAGTTTANNYLYSPQRIDNGNAFDVKVDHQFTDNDSAFLRYSHSYDDILQPGLLPTPLVGAAVSGPAQQPAHQAVLSETHVFSPTLLNTARFGWSRIFITAQNFDAGLNLPTKLGIPGVIVPGDEAHTDGLPYMSIVGATAIGDSINSPTQIGTNNYQGNDNVTIVHGKHSIDVGTEVVRLQYNMYQTLAEHGTMAFTGNFTGLGLADLLLGAPTSGVYQYQPGTRGFRQLDLSFYGQDSYKVSDRLTLALGLRYDNFLGWPWTEVNNREYQFDPALSTTAVFQVGTHGIPRSGVLGNNLDFSPRVGFSYKVASKTVVHGGFGIYYQAPQVANSYTLGANAPAIDYWAFNNTTYGAAGFNYVSNGFVHTRSTTSAPAGAPLYAIDPNAKMPYSEQWHASVQQEIGESNRITVAYVGNVGVHLDGLLDINQATPGTTPIATRRPYPYFSQIWQLQTNLVSNYNGLQVTAERRSKNLGYQFSYTYSHALDENSSNPGNIVNSYNKHADYGNSDQNIPSRFVGSVNYTLPFRGSGVYRPLVQGWQVNAIATYSDGIPFSVSSGANSLGVADGIVPRAQFIGSTGNGSLPSGQRTLKQWFNTAAFANPGTQQWGNSGRNILEGPGTKNVDFSVFKTVPLHETTSLQLRSEFFNLFNSPQFNNPNATVGPGFGTVSSAGSPTTLQRVSREIQLAAKIVF is encoded by the coding sequence ATGTTGCTGTCAAGATCCAATGAGGTTCATGCGCGAGCCAATAAGCTGCTCGCGCTCATCGTACTTTTACTGATTTTCGTTGCGAGCCATCGCAGTTACGGACAGGTGGAAAAGGGAGTAATCACCGGACAGGTCAAGGATAGTTCTGGTGCCCTGGTCGATCACGCGCAGGTGACGCTACGAAACGTAGCGACGGAACTCCCCACCACTACCACCACCAATGGTGAAGGAATTTACGTCTCGCCGCCATTGAATCCGGGAGACTACGAGGTAAAGATCGCCGCGCCTGGGTACAGCGGCTCGATCAGCCATGTTCGCCTTGATGTTGCGCAGCGTTTGACAGTCGATGCGACACTCGCGGTTGGCGATGTGAGTCAATCCGTCGATGTGCAGGCGAATACTGTGCAATTCGACACGGAGACAGCAACGATTTCGAACCTGCGCACGGAAGAGGCCGTACACAATCTTCCGCTCAATGGACGCAACTTTGCGGAGTTACTTGGCCTGGGCGCCGGTGTGGTTCCGGGACAGTCGCAGATGACCGGCGTCGTTCCGCTGGCGCAGCAGCGCGGCCCAACTGCGTATGCCATCAACGGCCAGCGCATGACCGACAATCGTTTTCTGCTCGACGGTATCGGCGACAACGAAAACCATAACGGCCTGGGTGTGGTGATTTTTCCGCCCATCGATGCAGTGGAAGAGTTTCGTGAGCAGACCACCGACGCCGATGCGCGTTATGGCAGAGCGGCCGGAGGCATCATCAATCTTGTCTTCAAGTCGGGAACAAGTCACTACCATGGCGAAGCATTCGAGTTCCTTCGCAACTCCGCGCTCGATGCCAAGAACTATTTCGATAGCGGCAAAAAACCACCCTTTCATATGCACTCTTTTGGCGCAACGTTCGGTGGACCAGTTTTCCCGAGCAAGAATCCGCGAACATTCTTCTTTGTCGATTACGCAGGCGTGCGAACCAGCCAGGGCTTGACCAATGTGAACTCAATCCCGGCGTGGGGACCGCAGGGTGTCGGCGACTTTTCGCTTTACTCGCAAAAAGTGCACGATCCTGTGACCGGAGTCGCTTTCCCTGGAAACGTAGTTCCAGCATCGTACTTAGCCAGCGTGCAATCGCAAGTTGGCCAGAACATCTTAGCCCTCTTCGCCAGCAGCGGTGTAAAGTCCAACATCGCCGGAACTACGACAGCGAACAACTATCTCTATAGTCCGCAGCGCATCGATAACGGCAATGCTTTCGATGTGAAGGTGGATCATCAGTTCACAGACAATGACAGCGCGTTCCTGCGTTACAGTCACTCGTACGATGACATCCTTCAGCCGGGCCTGTTACCGACCCCACTTGTTGGAGCGGCAGTATCCGGGCCTGCCCAGCAGCCGGCGCATCAGGCCGTACTGAGTGAAACGCATGTGTTCTCTCCGACACTGTTGAACACTGCCCGCTTCGGATGGTCGCGCATCTTCATTACCGCGCAGAACTTTGATGCTGGCCTGAACCTTCCTACAAAACTGGGTATTCCTGGCGTCATCGTTCCCGGAGATGAAGCGCATACCGATGGATTGCCGTACATGAGCATCGTCGGCGCTACAGCAATCGGTGATTCCATCAACAGCCCAACGCAGATCGGCACCAATAACTATCAGGGGAACGACAACGTCACGATTGTTCACGGAAAACACTCCATCGATGTAGGCACTGAGGTGGTTCGGCTGCAATACAACATGTATCAGACTCTTGCGGAACACGGCACGATGGCCTTTACCGGAAACTTCACCGGACTCGGATTGGCCGACCTGCTTCTTGGCGCACCCACCTCGGGCGTCTATCAATACCAGCCGGGCACAAGGGGATTTCGCCAACTGGATCTTTCGTTCTATGGGCAGGATAGTTACAAAGTGAGCGATCGGCTAACGCTGGCTCTCGGCCTGCGTTACGACAACTTCCTCGGCTGGCCGTGGACAGAGGTTAACAACCGCGAGTATCAATTCGATCCCGCACTCTCGACCACAGCAGTGTTTCAGGTAGGCACTCACGGTATTCCGCGGAGCGGCGTCCTTGGCAACAACCTCGACTTTTCGCCGCGCGTCGGCTTCTCGTACAAGGTGGCATCGAAGACCGTTGTTCATGGCGGGTTCGGCATCTATTACCAGGCACCTCAGGTTGCGAATTCGTATACTCTGGGCGCGAATGCCCCGGCGATTGACTACTGGGCCTTCAACAACACGACTTATGGCGCCGCGGGATTCAATTATGTCTCGAATGGCTTCGTTCACACGCGCTCAACCACCAGCGCACCTGCAGGTGCTCCGCTCTATGCTATCGATCCAAATGCAAAGATGCCCTACAGCGAGCAGTGGCATGCCAGTGTGCAACAGGAGATCGGCGAATCCAACCGAATCACGGTCGCTTACGTCGGGAATGTGGGCGTTCATCTCGATGGGCTTCTCGACATCAACCAGGCTACGCCGGGAACGACGCCGATCGCCACGCGTCGTCCTTACCCTTACTTCTCGCAGATCTGGCAACTGCAGACCAACCTGGTGTCGAACTATAACGGTCTGCAGGTGACGGCGGAGCGGCGCTCAAAGAACCTGGGCTATCAATTTTCCTACACCTACAGCCACGCGCTCGACGAAAATTCATCCAACCCCGGCAATATTGTGAATTCCTATAACAAGCATGCCGATTACGGAAACTCCGATCAGAATATTCCCAGTCGATTTGTCGGCAGCGTGAACTACACGTTGCCCTTCCGTGGTTCGGGAGTGTATCGGCCACTCGTGCAGGGCTGGCAGGTGAATGCCATTGCAACGTATTCCGACGGTATCCCGTTCTCAGTGTCTTCCGGCGCCAATTCACTCGGCGTTGCCGACGGTATCGTGCCGCGCGCACAGTTCATTGGCTCAACAGGAAATGGCTCGCTTCCTTCGGGGCAACGGACGCTGAAGCAGTGGTTCAATACTGCAGCGTTCGCCAATCCGGGCACGCAGCAATGGGGCAACTCGGGCCGCAACATTCTAGAGGGGCCGGGTACGAAGAACGTGGATTTCTCTGTGTTCAAGACCGTCCCGCTCCATGAGACGACAAGCCTGCAGTTACGATCGGAGTTCTTCAACCTCTTCAATTCTCCGCAATTCAACAATCCCAATGCGACTGTGGGTCCGGGGTTTGGCACCGTTTCCTCGGCTGGATCTCCAACCACACTGCAGAGGGTTTCACGTGAGATTCAGCTTGCTGCCAAGATCGTCTTCTGA